In Amia ocellicauda isolate fAmiCal2 chromosome 16, fAmiCal2.hap1, whole genome shotgun sequence, the following proteins share a genomic window:
- the lrrc3 gene encoding leucine-rich repeat-containing protein 3 yields the protein MEMVSVKLIALQRKPVGVAASLLLRGLCLLFIFTDGFACPKTCHCTQKNGMTAVHCTSRNLDKIPSDLPEDTVSLLLDSNRITKIPNHAFKGLHRLQELDLSRNAIEVIDAGAFQGVAEGLRLLDLSSNHIHSVPKEAFSKLQAKIRLSNNPWHCECTLQEVLRELKLDPETVNEISCHTSVQEEYAGKPVIQVLDSGINFCNFHHKTTDVAMFVTMFGWFTMVITYVVYYVRHNQEDARRHLEYLKSLPSTQISKDFDTVSTVL from the coding sequence ATGGAAATGGTCAGTGTAAAGCTGATCGCTCTGCAGAGAAAGCCTGTTGGCGTGGCTGCCTCCTTGCTGCTCAGAGGCCTGTGTCTGCTGTTCATATTCACTGACGGGTTTGCCTGTCCTAAAACCTGCCACTGCACCCAGAAGAACGGCATGACGGCCGTGCACTGCACCTCCCGCAACCTGGATAAAATCCCTTCCGACTTACCGGAGGACACAGTGTCCTTACTGCTGGACTCCAACCGCATCACCAAGATCCCCAACCACGCCTTCAAAGGCCTGCACCGGCTGCAGGAGCTGGACCTATCGAGGAATGCCATCGAGGTGATCGACGCCGGGGCCTTCCAGGGCGTGGCCGAGGGCCTACGCCTGCTGGACCTCTCCAGCAACCATATCCACAGCGTGCCCAAGGAGGCCTTCTCCAAGCTCCAGGCCAAGATCCGCCTCTCCAACAACCCCTGGCACTGCGAGTGCACCCTGCAGGAGGTGCTGAGGGAGCTGAAGCTGGACCCCGAGACGGTCAACGAGATCAGCTGCCACACCTCGGTGCAGGAGGAGTACGCTGGCAAGCCCGTGATCCAGGTCCTCGACTCGGGCATCAACTTCTGCAACTTCCACCACAAGACCACCGACGTGGCCATGTTCGTCACCATGTTCGGCTGGTTCACGATGGTCATCACCTACGTGGTCTATTATGTCAGGCACAATCAGGAAGATGCGCGGCGCCACCTGGAGTATTTGAAGTCCCTCCCCAGCACCCAGATAAGCAAAGATTTTGACACGGTCAGCACAGTGCTTTGA